In Pseudoalteromonas nigrifaciens, the sequence GGATCGGCACAAATGAACCTAGACGGTATATAATGATAGCACCTAATACGAAGAGTAATCGGCGCTTCAATTCCGAAAGTCCACCTTGTGCACTTTGCATATCTTGACCTGGTTTAGCCATTAGTACTTCCTTAGTCTTCTACCTTGCCTCCGGCAGCTTCGATAGCTTCGCGTGCACCTTTAGTGGCTCTAAGGCCCTTAACGGTAACAGCGCGTGAAACTTCGCCAGATTTAACAACTTTAACGAACAAAACGTTCTTTTTAACTAGACCAGCTGCTTGTAACGCGCTTAGGTCTACCACATCGCCTTCTACTTTAGCGATTTCGTATAGGTTTATTTCTGCAGATACTAATGATTTGCGAGAAGTGAAACCGAACTTAGGTAGACGACGTTGCATAGGCATTTGACCGCCTTCGAAACCAACGCGTACTTTACCGCCAGAACGTGATTTTTGACCTTTGTGACCACGGCCACCAGTCTTACCAAGACCAGAACCGATACCACGACCAACACGTTTTGGAGCAGTTTTTGAACCTGCAGCAGGTGAAAGTGTATTCAAATGCATGAAATTAACCCTCTACCTTAACCATGTAAGAAACCTGGTTTATCATACCACGTACACATGCTGTGTCTTCTAACTCAACAGTGTGGTTGATACGACGTAAACCAAGACCGCGTAATGTAGCTTTATGTTTCGGTAAACGACCGATAGAGCTTTTTACTTGTGTTACTTTTACAGTTTGATTTGCCATGGTTACCCCAGTATCTCGTCTATGCGAAGACCACGTTTAGCAGCAATCGACTGAGGAGAATTCATATTCTCAAGAGCAGAGATTGTTGCACGCACTACGTTGATTGGGTTAGTAGAACCGTAACATTTAGAAAGTACGTTCTGCACACCAGTCACTTCTAGTACCGCACGCATTGCACCACCAGCGATGATACCAGTACCTTCAGAGGCTGGTTTCATAAACACTTGTGAGCCAGCATGACGTCCTTTAACAGGATGCTGTAATGTGTTGCCATTTAGGTCTACATTGATCATATTGCGACGTGCTTTTTCCATTGCTTTTTGAATAGCAGCTGGAACTTCACGTGCTTTACCATAACCAAAACCTACTTTACCTGCGCCATCACCAACTACTGTTAGTGCTGTAAAGCTAAAGATACGACCACCTTTAACTACTTTAGACACACGGTTCACCGCGATTAGCTTTTCAGCTAGATCAGGCTGTTGTTGCTTTGCTTCTACGTTAGCCATTGTCTACTCCTAGAATTGCAAACCGGCTTCACGCGCAGCATCAGCTAGCGCCTTCACACGGCCGTGATATTTAAAGCCACTACGATCAAAAGCAATCTTTTCGATGCCTTTGTCAGCCGCACGTTCAGCAACCGCTTTACCAACTGCTTGCGCAGCTGCAACGTTGCCGGTGCCTTTAACTGTTTCGCAAATAGCTTTTTCAACAGTAGAAGCAGCAGCCAGTACAGTACCCTCAGCAGTAACTACTTGAGCGTATATGTGACGTGGCGTGCGGTGGATAACAAGACGCGTTGTGCCTTGTTCAATATAATTTCTACGAGTGCGTTTAGCACGACGTAGACGAGCTGTTTTTTTATCCATCGTCTTACCTTACTTCTTCTTAGCCTCTTTACGGCGCACATTCTCATCTGAATAACGAACACCCTTGCCTTTATATGGCTCAGGTTTACGGTATGCACGAATGTTAGCAGCTGTTTGACCAACTAACTGCTTATCTACGCCCTTAACTAGAACTTCTGTTTGGCTTGGAGTTTCAATCGTAATTCCTTCAGGAACTGCGAAATGAACTGGGTGCGAGAAACCAAGAGTTAAATCTAATGTTTTACCCTTAGCTGCTGCACGGTAACCAACGCCTACTAACTGAAGTTTCTTCTCGTAACCTTCATGCGTACCAACAATCATATTGTTGATTAGAGCGCGAGCAGTACCTGCTTGAGCCCATGCATCTGTTACGCCTTCACGAGGTAAAGTTGTAATAACGTTTTCTTCAACTTTTACTTCAACAGCGTTGTTGATAGTACGAGTTAATTCACCGTTTTTGCCTTTAACTGTGATTTCCTGGCCTTTTAATGTAACTTCTACACCGGCAGGAACACTAATTGGTGCCTTTGCTATGCGAGACATAGTTCCCCTCCGATTAAGCTACAAAACCAATGATTTCACCACCAACGCCTGCACTACGTGCTGCGCGGTCTGTCATTAGGCCTTTAGAAGTTGATACGATAGCGATACCTAGACCACCCATTACCTTTGGTAATTCGTCACGTCTCTTATAGATACGTAAACCAGGGCGGCTAACACGCTGGATATTTTCAATAACAGCTTTGCCTTCGAAGTACTTCAATTCGATAGAAAGCTCAGGTTTTACGTCGCCATTGATTGCGAAATCAGCGATGTAACCTTCATTTTTTAATACTTTAGCTACTGCTACTTTCAGTTTTGAATTAGGCATCGTTACAGATACTTTCTTCGCTGACTGACCGTTACGGATTCGTGTAAACAAATCCGCGATAGGATCTTGCAAGCTCATAGTCTTACTCCCGTGATTCTTTTACCAGCTAGCTTTTTTAAGGCCAGGAATTTCACCGCGCATAGCTGCTTCGCGAACTTTAATACGGCTCATGCCGAATTTGCGAAGGAAACCATGTGGGCGGCCCGTAATGTTACAACGATTACGCTGACGTACAGGGCTAGAATCACGTGGTAAAGCTTGTAGCTTAAGTACCGCGTCCCAACGATCATC encodes:
- the rpmD gene encoding 50S ribosomal protein L30, giving the protein MANQTVKVTQVKSSIGRLPKHKATLRGLGLRRINHTVELEDTACVRGMINQVSYMVKVEG
- the rpsE gene encoding 30S ribosomal protein S5 translates to MANVEAKQQQPDLAEKLIAVNRVSKVVKGGRIFSFTALTVVGDGAGKVGFGYGKAREVPAAIQKAMEKARRNMINVDLNGNTLQHPVKGRHAGSQVFMKPASEGTGIIAGGAMRAVLEVTGVQNVLSKCYGSTNPINVVRATISALENMNSPQSIAAKRGLRIDEILG
- the rpsN gene encoding 30S ribosomal protein S14 is translated as MAKNSMKAREAKRTKLVAQFAEKRTALKAIISDVNTSEDDRWDAVLKLQALPRDSSPVRQRNRCNITGRPHGFLRKFGMSRIKVREAAMRGEIPGLKKASW
- the rpsH gene encoding 30S ribosomal protein S8 codes for the protein MSLQDPIADLFTRIRNGQSAKKVSVTMPNSKLKVAVAKVLKNEGYIADFAINGDVKPELSIELKYFEGKAVIENIQRVSRPGLRIYKRRDELPKVMGGLGIAIVSTSKGLMTDRAARSAGVGGEIIGFVA
- the rplR gene encoding 50S ribosomal protein L18; translation: MDKKTARLRRAKRTRRNYIEQGTTRLVIHRTPRHIYAQVVTAEGTVLAAASTVEKAICETVKGTGNVAAAQAVGKAVAERAADKGIEKIAFDRSGFKYHGRVKALADAAREAGLQF
- the rplO gene encoding 50S ribosomal protein L15, translating into MHLNTLSPAAGSKTAPKRVGRGIGSGLGKTGGRGHKGQKSRSGGKVRVGFEGGQMPMQRRLPKFGFTSRKSLVSAEINLYEIAKVEGDVVDLSALQAAGLVKKNVLFVKVVKSGEVSRAVTVKGLRATKGAREAIEAAGGKVED
- the rplF gene encoding 50S ribosomal protein L6, encoding MSRIAKAPISVPAGVEVTLKGQEITVKGKNGELTRTINNAVEVKVEENVITTLPREGVTDAWAQAGTARALINNMIVGTHEGYEKKLQLVGVGYRAAAKGKTLDLTLGFSHPVHFAVPEGITIETPSQTEVLVKGVDKQLVGQTAANIRAYRKPEPYKGKGVRYSDENVRRKEAKKK